A genome region from Maylandia zebra isolate NMK-2024a linkage group LG6, Mzebra_GT3a, whole genome shotgun sequence includes the following:
- the LOC101471823 gene encoding uncharacterized protein LOC101471823: MSEVSVKVDEDVIKQDPALEPLAEPLLIILSPPPPFLPVHGEPALLWSKWLKAFEHYVEALSEKELVDSSKCLLLQNCLGPEGQRIFTTLIQNDTTYAAAISTLTAYFSSDHTTQMHRLKFHQRAQMPGETVDQFVSALEELLRPCSYGHLKDELLLNQLIEKTSYPQLRERLLNGRESLTLTTALVIGKEVETLLNGSQLFDIHEVSVDIGDDLEPPVQRKAKRGRPRRGEKRSKTNTRLTKTQSLKPKGNCYSNDKLCNNDNDAESQTTSETNLTCDNENGASSSSLHKLNKHRYNKTSDGFEDDDNTNDEDFDPFSTKPKGPYCPICPDRRFRDAHKLARHMRTHTKEKPFNCPVCSMSFSQSYHMTRHLRNQHGAGQHVCTACGITLESFAELKSHKRKHKSDVLSYPECREKLSNSDVFSSHVESDSKSFSTHTEGQSSQQIERVEVKIEEITSDDPAFGNRDFQDTGSKANVLMEEGNSDEAPSQDEGRPKENPTATAKTKGHFCPICINRRFRGPNKLMRHMRTHTKEKPFSCPVCAMTFSQSYHMTRHVRNQHNLGKYICSKCGKSFSSWLDMRAHKKTHAVEGLTCLACDKQFKEKAALASHLKLHKKVASGPRSLVCGDCGKEFRRMYHLKRHIVTHRKASNGECFTCPDCQTDFAFVEDLNKHLEVHVKENKGTCPKCDETFGSLEELEVHMAVHQKSYSCSTCGKKFKVEYALKKHEQSHESEQYYCALCRKHFLKLSHYKRHLMVHNRRESKCPHCDTVFLQLTALKYHLRTHTEERPYQCTCCIETFEEREDLEQHCLKHRKFKKERPYSCTRCDFAFSTLMELTEHMSSHEGEQPQTCSVCGRTFLNKNKLEKHLTIHTGERPHLCSICGNGFPSAASLKLHVHIHTGEKPYQCSQCSKSFRSSSGLRLHSRQHMEVRPSYECPQCGRTYGRMTELKMHQRYHTGDKPYACTCCSKRFISKDKLNVHMRIHTGERPYSCPHCAQTFTQTGDRNRHISKFHP, from the coding sequence ATGAGTGAAGTATCTGTGAAGGTAGATGAGGATGTGATAAAACAGGACCCTGCTTTGGAGCCCCTTGCAGAGCCACTGCTGATAATCCTGTCCCCGCCTCCACCTTTCTTGCctgtccacggtgagccagcCTTGCTTTGGTCTAAATGGCTCAAAGCGTTCGAACACTATGTCGAAGCACTCAGTGAAAAAGAGCTGGTCGACTCCAGTAAGTGTCTGCTCTTACAGAACTGCCTTGGCCCGGAGGGGCAGCGTATCTTCACAACACTGATCCAAAATGACACCACCTACGCAGCAGCCATATCAACACTGACAGCTTACTTCAGCTCTGATCACACCACTCAGATGCACCGCCTTAAATTCCACCAAAGGGCTCAGatgcctggagagactgtaGATCAGTTTGTGTCTGCTTTAGAAGAGCTGCTCAGGCCTTGCAGTTATGGACACTTGAAGGATGAACTCCTCTTGAATCAGCTGATTGAGAAAACAAGCTACCCACAGCTCAGAGAGAGGCTTCTGAATGGGAGAGAAAGTCTGACTTTGACCACAGCGTTAGTTATTGGTAAAGAAGTGGAAACCTTGCTAAATGGATCTCAGCTGTTTGATATTCATGAAGTCAGCGTGGACATTGGAGATGACTTAGAACCACCGGTTCAAAGAAAAGCTAAAAGAGGAAGGCCTCGCCGTGGGGAAAAAAGGTCAAAAACAAACACGCGCTTGACTAAAACTCAGTCACTCAAACCCAAAGGTAACTGCTACAGCAATGATAAGCTCTGTAATAATGACAACGATGCAGAGTCTCAGACTACTAGTGAGACCAATCTGACTTGCGATAATGAAAATGGAGCCTCATCTTCATCTTTACACAAGCTGAACAAGCACAGGTACAACAAAACTAGTGATGGTTTTGAGGATGACGACAACACCAATGATGAGGACTTTGATCCATTTTCAACTAAACCAAAAGGTCCCTACTGTCCCATCTGCCCCGATCGCCGCTTCAGAGACGCTCACAAGCTTGCCAGACACATGAGGACTCACACAAAGGAGAAACCGTTCAACTGCCCTGTCTGCTCTATGAGCTTCAGCCAGTCGTACCACATGACCCGACACCTGAGGAACCAGCACGGTGCAGGACAGCATGTCTGCACTGCCTGTGGGATAACTTTAGAGAGCTTTGCAGAGTTGAAAAGTCACAAGAGGAAGCACAAGTCAGATGTTCTGTCATATCCAGAATGTCGTGAAAAATTATCCAACAGCGACGTGTTTTCTAGTCATGTCGAGTCAGACAGCAAAAGTTTCTCTAcccacacagagggacaaagttCTCAGCAAATCGAGAGAGTCGAAGTGAAGATTGAAGAAATAACAAGTGACGATCCAGCTTTCGGTAACAGGGATTTTCAGGATACGGGATCCAAAGCGAATGTTTTGATGGAAGAAGGAAATTCCGATGAAGCACCATCTCAAGATGAAGGGAGACCGAAAGAAAACCCCACCGCCACTGCGAAAACAAAAGGCCATTTCTGTCCCATCTGCATAAACAGACGCTTTAGAGGGCCAAACAAACTCATGAGACACATGAGGACACACACAAAGGAGAAACCCTTCAGCTGTCCTGTCTGCGCCATGACTTTTAGCCAGTCCTACCACATGACCCGACATGTAAGGAACCAGCACAATCTGGGCAAATACATCTGCTCTAAATGTGGCAAAAGTTTCAGTAGCTGGCTCGATATGAGAGCGCACAAGAAAACCCACGCAGTCGAAGGCCTGACATGTCTCGCATGCGATAAACAGTTCAAGGAGAAGGCTGCGCTTGCGAGTCAccttaaattacacaagaagGTCGCGTCGGGTCCTCGAAGCCTTGTCTGTGGCGACTGCGGCAAAGAATTCCGCCGAATGTATCACTTGAAACGGCACATAGTGACTCATAGGAAAGCATCGAATGGGGAGTGTTTCACGTGCCCTGATTGTCAGACAGACTTTGCCTTTGTGGAAGACCTCAACAAACACCTGGAGGTACATGTGAAAGAAAACAAGGGGACCTGCCCAAAGTGTGATGAAACCTTTGGTAGTCTTGAAGAACTGGAGGTACACATGGCGGTGCATCAGAAGTCTTATTCCTGCAGCACGTGTGGAAAGAAGTTTAAAGTTGAGTATGCTCTGAAGAAGCACGAGCAAAGTCATGAAAGCGAACAGTATTACTGTGCACTGTGCCGCAAACACTTCCTCAAGCTTTCCCACTATAAGAGGCACTTAATGGTCCATAACAGGCGCGAATCTAAATGTCCACACTGCGACACCGTCTTTCTGCAGTTAACCGCTTTGAAGTATCACCTGCGGACTCATACTGAAGAAAGACCGTACCAGTGCACCTGTTGTATTGAAACCTTTGAGGAGAGGGAAGATCTAGAGCAGCACTGCCTCAAACACAGGAAATTCAAGAAGGAGAGGCCCTACTCCTGCACTCGGTGCGATTTTGCTTTCTCCACCCTGATGGAGCTGACGGAACACATGAGTTCACACGAGGGAGAGCAGCCGCAGACCTGCTCCGTCTGCGGGAGGACGTTCCTGAACAAGAATAAGCTGGAGAAACACCTGACGATCCACACGGGGGAGAGACCTCATCTCTGCTCCATCTGTGGGAACGGCTTCCCATCCGCAGCGAGCCTCAAGCTACATGTGCACATCCACACAGGAGAAAAACCTTACCAGTGTTCCCAGTGCAGTAAGAGTTTCAGGTCGTCCAGCGGGTTGCGCCTACACAGCAGACAGCACATGGAGGTTCGGCCCAGTTACGAGTGTCCCCAGTGCGGTAGAACTTATGGCCGCATGACAGAGCTGAAGATGCACCAGCGCTACCACACGGGAGATAAACCGTATGCGTGCACCTGCTGCAGCAAACGCTTTATTAGCAAAGACAAACTAAATGTTCACATGAGGATACACACAGGGGAGAGACCGTACTCCTGCCCCCACTGTGCACAGACTTTTACACAGACCGGGGACAGAAACAGACACATCAGTAAATTCCACCCCTAA
- the gpank1 gene encoding G patch domain and ankyrin repeat-containing protein 1 yields MAAFGFTPAREQDLFSFEAEQSSSKTSSGLSGEEAKRFYESLTKDEKGGDGSKGQTRQESRESRRRAMRRVRAVEAQRGQSGGSQSETGHSERTMELLGLRLLRFAHEGDIPGLKEVLSKGVDINYQDTFFWTAVMCASWSGQRSAVRLLLQHGAAWVGVVDTKGRDAKDLALEAGHNDVLEELLSYGRRPNRDTPSDSSSLQPQWCDVCRSEHSSSLLSHLSSTLHQFNLRRPPPTPYYCLPPSSNSFKMMVRCGWKPGTGLGPQGEGPKQPVPTVLKRDQKGLGYGQMKRAKVTHFQARDCEAVKPPSKDKVRIGMKGQRKEESRKKEQKDRNWERDFRASFYL; encoded by the exons ATGGCTGCTTTCGGCTTTACtcctgccagagagcaggaTCTTTTTAGTTTTGAAGCGGAACAGTCCAGCTCAAAAACAAGCAGCGGACTCAGCGGGGAAGAGGCCAAGCGTTTCTATGAAAGCTTAACAAAAGATGAGAAAGGGGGAGATGGATCAAAAGGTCAGACTAGACAGGAGAGTAGAGAGTCCAGGAGAAGAGCGATGAGGAGGGTGAGAGCTGTGGAAGCACAGCGGGGCCAGAGTGGAGGGAGTCAATCAGAGACTGGACACTCAGAAAGAACCATGGAGCTGCTGGGTCTGCGGCTACTGCGCTTTGCCCATGAGGGAGACATCCCTGGGCTCAAAGAGGTCCTCTCAAAGGGGGTCGACATCAACTACCAG GATACTTTCTTCTGGACAGCTGTAATGTGTGCAAGCTGGTCAGGGCAAAGATCTGCTGTGAGACTTCTGCTGCAGCACGGAGCGGCCTGGGTCGGAGTGGTTGACACAAAGGGGAGGGATGCCAAAGACCTGGCACTGGAAG CTGGTCACAATGACGTGTTGGAGGAGCTGTTGAGCTACGGGAGAAGACCAAATAGAGACACACCGTCTGATAGCAG TTCCCTCCAGCCTCAGTGGTGCGACGTGTGTCGTAGCGAGCACAGCAGCAGCCTGCTGTCACATCTCTCCTCCACCCTGCATCAGTTCAATCTGCGACGCCCTCCACCGACGCCTTACTACTGCCTCCCCCCCTCCAGCAACAGCTTCAAGATGATGGTTCGTTGTGGCTGGAAACCAGGAACAGGACTGGGGCCACAGGGAGAGGGGCCCAAACAGCCAGTGCCTACTGTGCTGAAGAGAGACCAGAAGGGTCTGGGATACGGACAGATGAAAAGAGCCAAAGTGACTCACTTCCAAGCCAGAGACTGTGAAGCTGTGAAACCACCATCTAAGGACAAAGTGAGGATTGGAATGAAAGGACAGAGGAAGGAAGAAAGTaggaaaaaagagcaaaaagacAGGAACTGGGAAAGAGACTTCCGTGCCTCTTTTTATCTTTGA